One Corvus moneduloides isolate bCorMon1 chromosome 21, bCorMon1.pri, whole genome shotgun sequence DNA window includes the following coding sequences:
- the SPACA9 gene encoding sperm acrosome-associated protein 9 isoform X1 has protein sequence MNEVVETLRKIEQNYKLFQQQQFSFVRALEHTREEAHDLVRPVSSITQVQCYKDHHCYNATDRRILNMFISICNDLRSLCQKLETVHPGDSVSNGLLEKCKVLLNDSNDFTAIRATYPHGVVNYLSLEEARHRYGGVVSLIPIVIDSMSEWITYMKRHVLYKEKDFQTYLAENQRPQQKAPWRPPGKHPF, from the exons ATGAACGAGGTAGTGGAGACCCTAAGAAAGATAGAGCAGAACTACaagctcttccagcagcagcagttttcatTTGTCAGAGCACTGGAACACACCCGGGAGGAAGCCCATGACTTGGTCAGACCTGTGTCATCCATCACCCAG GTCCAGTGCTACAAGGACCACCACTGTTACAATGCCACAGACAGGCGCATCCTCAACATGTTCATCTCCATCTGCAACGATCTCCGCAGCCTCTGCCAGAAGCTGGAAACGGTGCACCCTGGCGACAGCGTGAGCAATGGCCTTTTGGAGAAGTGCAAAGTGCTCCTTAACGACAGCAACGACTTCACTGCCATCCGAGCCAC CTACCCCCACGGTGTTGTGAATTACCTGAGCTTGGAAGAAGCAAGGCATCGCTATGGAGGGGTGGTGAGCCTCATCCCCATCGTTATAGACAGCATGAGCGAGTGGATAACTTACATGAAGAGGCACGTGCTGTATAAA GAAAAAGATTTCCAGACATACCTGGCTGAAAATCAACGTCCACAACAAAAAGCTCCCTGGAGGCCACCAGGCAAACACCCCTTTTAA
- the SPACA9 gene encoding sperm acrosome-associated protein 9 isoform X2, which yields MNEVVETLRKIEQNYKLFQQQQFSFVRALEHTREEAHDLVRPVSSITQVQCYKDHHCYNATDRRILNMFISICNDLRSLCQKLETVHPGDSVSNGLLEKCKVLLNDSNDFTAIRATYPHGVVNYLSLEEARHRYGGVVSLIPIVIDSMSEWITYMKRHVLYKVSCGRGMSQKETPISQTPSAVHLAAPTSVSNKHAVQLQEKDFQTYLAENQRPQQKAPWRPPGKHPF from the exons ATGAACGAGGTAGTGGAGACCCTAAGAAAGATAGAGCAGAACTACaagctcttccagcagcagcagttttcatTTGTCAGAGCACTGGAACACACCCGGGAGGAAGCCCATGACTTGGTCAGACCTGTGTCATCCATCACCCAG GTCCAGTGCTACAAGGACCACCACTGTTACAATGCCACAGACAGGCGCATCCTCAACATGTTCATCTCCATCTGCAACGATCTCCGCAGCCTCTGCCAGAAGCTGGAAACGGTGCACCCTGGCGACAGCGTGAGCAATGGCCTTTTGGAGAAGTGCAAAGTGCTCCTTAACGACAGCAACGACTTCACTGCCATCCGAGCCAC CTACCCCCACGGTGTTGTGAATTACCTGAGCTTGGAAGAAGCAAGGCATCGCTATGGAGGGGTGGTGAGCCTCATCCCCATCGTTATAGACAGCATGAGCGAGTGGATAACTTACATGAAGAGGCACGTGCTGTATAAAGTGAGTTGTGGACGTGGCATGTCCCAGAAGGAGACGCCCATTTCCCAAACACCATCTGCTGTGCACCTTGCAGCTCCAACCTCTGTTAGTAATAAACATGCTGTACAATTGCAGGAAAAAGATTTCCAGACATACCTGGCTGAAAATCAACGTCCACAACAAAAAGCTCCCTGGAGGCCACCAGGCAAACACCCCTTTTAA